A window of the Butyricimonas faecalis genome harbors these coding sequences:
- a CDS encoding Gldg family protein, whose product MRAIYKIAKSELGTLFYSPIAWLILVIFVFQVFGSFVNILEYSVNAKTLDQVQGYQSYMLFVIGGFAPYTTIQTTLYLYIPLLTMGLMSREYSSGSIKLLFSSPISSFQIIFGKYLSMLIYGFIMMGSVLILVIVAYFSIKDFDLSLVLSGWLGLYLLMATYAAIGLFMSTLTSYQIVAALGTLTLISFLNFIGSLWQHIEGVREIMYWFSIKGRADESIRGLICSEDILYFILVSAMFIGFSVLKLQFARQSCSMGVKVGKYVGLVVCIAFLGYVSTIPQLKCFYDATANKDRTLTPNSQEILKQVDGGLSITSYVNLLDQLGYLGMPTNWNNNRRIFETFIRFKPEIKLKSYYYYDNAAGANASREEMDKAIERLVLTSDINPKSILTPEQMREKIDLSTQEYRYVFLIERENGQKAFLRMFNDQGKYPSEAEISAALKTMVSKSPQVAFLGGHGERSIHDKSGINYTSFTTILDSRGALINQGYTPYTLTLSAGGDIPADVDVLVVADLRKALTDDELIQVKRYIERGGNLIVIGEPRRQEYTAPVLKQLGLAFVPGVLVQPREGYTADYLWTTFTPEGAKLEPIFTRMVELNNVLTMPSAAAICETENVGFEVIPVFTTDATGCWNELETKNFSLEEPTLNEAIGEKEKAYTTGYALRRDVKGKEQRIFVLGDADCISNAELGANRDFRRSNYALIDGMFKWLVNDEYPIDVNRPAAKDNDVYLTPAGFAWVKIFLRWICPALIVVCGCLIWVMRRMK is encoded by the coding sequence ATGAGAGCAATATATAAAATAGCAAAATCGGAGTTAGGTACACTCTTTTATTCTCCGATAGCCTGGTTGATATTAGTGATATTCGTATTTCAGGTTTTTGGCAGTTTTGTAAATATATTAGAGTATTCGGTGAACGCGAAGACTCTTGACCAGGTACAAGGATACCAGAGTTATATGCTTTTCGTTATAGGAGGTTTTGCTCCTTATACAACGATACAAACCACGCTCTACCTCTATATCCCATTGCTGACAATGGGTTTGATGAGCCGGGAATATAGTAGTGGTTCTATAAAACTGCTTTTTTCTTCCCCGATCAGTAGTTTCCAGATTATTTTTGGAAAGTATCTTTCCATGTTGATTTATGGTTTTATCATGATGGGAAGCGTACTGATACTGGTCATTGTTGCTTATTTTTCCATTAAGGATTTTGATCTCTCACTTGTACTTTCCGGTTGGTTGGGACTTTATTTGTTGATGGCCACTTACGCGGCGATCGGGCTTTTCATGTCGACGTTGACTTCTTATCAGATTGTGGCTGCTTTGGGAACGCTAACGCTGATCAGTTTCTTAAATTTTATCGGCAGCCTGTGGCAGCACATAGAGGGGGTTCGTGAGATTATGTATTGGTTCTCGATCAAGGGCCGTGCAGATGAATCCATTCGCGGGTTGATATGTAGTGAAGATATTCTTTATTTTATCCTTGTGTCTGCCATGTTCATCGGTTTTTCCGTGTTGAAATTGCAATTTGCCAGACAAAGTTGTTCTATGGGAGTAAAAGTGGGTAAGTATGTGGGTTTGGTCGTTTGTATCGCGTTTCTCGGCTATGTTTCCACGATCCCTCAACTCAAATGCTTTTATGATGCCACGGCCAATAAGGATCGTACGCTTACCCCCAATAGCCAAGAGATATTGAAACAGGTGGATGGTGGTCTTTCTATTACCTCCTACGTGAATCTTCTTGACCAATTGGGATATCTGGGAATGCCTACCAATTGGAATAATAACCGGCGTATATTTGAGACGTTTATTCGTTTCAAGCCGGAAATTAAATTGAAAAGCTACTATTATTACGATAATGCTGCCGGAGCCAATGCTTCACGCGAGGAAATGGATAAAGCAATTGAACGCCTTGTACTGACTTCCGACATCAATCCCAAGAGTATTCTTACACCTGAACAAATGCGGGAGAAGATAGATCTTTCTACACAGGAGTATCGTTATGTATTTCTTATCGAGCGTGAAAATGGTCAAAAAGCTTTCTTGCGTATGTTTAACGACCAAGGGAAATATCCTTCAGAAGCGGAAATTTCAGCCGCGTTAAAGACCATGGTTTCAAAAAGTCCTCAGGTAGCTTTTTTAGGAGGCCACGGAGAGCGTAGCATACATGACAAGTCAGGGATAAACTATACCTCTTTTACAACCATTCTTGATTCTCGTGGTGCCCTTATCAACCAGGGATATACACCATACACGCTTACGCTTTCGGCCGGAGGGGACATTCCTGCAGATGTGGATGTACTTGTTGTTGCTGATTTACGGAAAGCTTTGACAGATGATGAATTGATTCAAGTAAAACGTTACATAGAACGTGGCGGTAATTTGATCGTGATCGGGGAACCGCGTCGTCAAGAATATACGGCTCCGGTTTTGAAACAATTAGGACTTGCTTTTGTACCGGGAGTGTTGGTACAGCCTCGTGAAGGATATACAGCCGATTATCTTTGGACTACCTTTACACCGGAGGGAGCTAAGTTAGAGCCTATTTTTACCCGTATGGTTGAATTGAATAATGTACTTACGATGCCTTCTGCTGCAGCTATTTGTGAGACGGAGAATGTCGGGTTTGAGGTAATACCTGTATTTACAACAGATGCTACGGGATGTTGGAATGAACTGGAAACTAAAAACTTCTCTCTTGAAGAACCAACCTTGAATGAGGCTATAGGTGAAAAAGAGAAAGCTTATACGACCGGTTACGCTTTACGACGCGATGTGAAAGGAAAGGAACAGCGTATTTTTGTTCTTGGTGATGCGGATTGTATCAGTAATGCGGAACTTGGGGCTAATCGGGATTTCCGTAGGTCTAATTATGCTCTAATCGATGGCATGTTCAAGTGGTTGGTGAATGACGAATATCCCATTGATGTCAATCGTCCGGCAGCTAAAGATAATGATGTGTATTTGACTCCGGCAGGATTTGCTTGGGTTAAGATTTTCTTACGTTGGATATGTCCGGCATTGATTGTCGTGTGTGGTTGTTTGATTTGGGTGATGAGACGGATGAAGTAA
- a CDS encoding ABC transporter ATP-binding protein produces MMESIVRVEHLSHRYTVDWAIQDINFEVNRKGILGLLGSNGAGKSTTMNIICGVLNQTDGTVYINGIDTRKNSVEAKKNIGFLPQKPPLYPDHTVDEYLTFAAEMRLMDPKKIKQAVEIAKERCSIAHFSKRLIRNLSGGYQQRLGIAQAIVHNPKFVVLDEPTNGLDPNQILEIRKLIKEIAVDHAVLLSTHILSEVQAMCDDIKMIEHGHLVFSGTLEEFDNYVKPDTFIVKLDNPPADEDLLAIPGVVRLKHLDKNTLRVQFDKREDITEVVANACVHGGWGLCEITLERISLEEIFAQLSGKRLIDKF; encoded by the coding sequence ATCATGGAATCTATTGTAAGAGTAGAACACTTGTCCCATCGCTATACGGTGGATTGGGCAATTCAAGATATAAATTTCGAGGTAAACCGCAAGGGGATATTAGGCTTATTAGGGTCCAATGGTGCGGGGAAATCAACAACGATGAACATTATTTGCGGTGTATTGAATCAGACTGACGGAACCGTATATATTAACGGTATTGATACTCGCAAAAATTCAGTGGAGGCAAAAAAGAATATCGGTTTTCTTCCTCAAAAACCACCCTTGTATCCGGATCACACGGTGGATGAATATCTTACGTTTGCCGCAGAAATGAGACTCATGGATCCCAAAAAGATCAAGCAAGCGGTTGAAATAGCCAAAGAGCGTTGCAGTATAGCCCATTTCAGCAAGCGACTCATTCGTAATCTTTCGGGCGGATACCAGCAGCGGTTGGGAATAGCGCAGGCGATCGTGCATAATCCGAAGTTTGTCGTGTTGGATGAACCGACGAATGGTTTGGACCCGAATCAAATTCTTGAAATACGTAAACTGATTAAAGAGATTGCGGTCGATCATGCCGTCTTGCTTTCCACGCACATTTTGTCGGAAGTTCAAGCCATGTGTGATGATATCAAGATGATAGAACACGGGCACCTTGTATTCTCCGGTACGTTGGAAGAGTTTGATAATTACGTGAAACCGGATACATTTATCGTCAAACTCGATAATCCTCCTGCAGATGAAGACCTCCTTGCCATTCCCGGGGTTGTACGTCTCAAACATCTGGATAAAAATACTTTAAGAGTACAATTTGACAAGAGAGAAGATATAACAGAAGTCGTGGCAAATGCTTGCGTTCACGGTGGTTGGGGATTGTGTGAGATTACGTTGGAAAGAATTTCTTTAGAAGAAATTTTTGCTCAATTGTCAGGAAAAAGATTGATCGATAAATTTTAA